Below is a window of Chryseobacterium arthrosphaerae DNA.
ACCCAATGATATTCCTGAAAATGAAAGGGATTATTACCTGGAAAGAAGATATCCTGCTTTTGGAAACCTGGCCCCAAGAGATATTTCATCCCGTGCTGCCAAAGAAAGAATCGATGCAGGCTTCGGAATCGGTCCGTTGAAAAATGCGGTATATCTTGATTTTTCTAAAGCGATAAAAGAACAGGGAAAAGACAGGATCAAAGAGAAATATGGAAATTTATTCGATATGTATCTTAAAATTACAGGATATGATGCCTATCAGGAACCCATGATGATCTCTCCTTCAGCCCACTTCTCAATGGGTGGCCTTTGGGTAGATTATGAGCTGATGACTACCGTTCCGGGACTGTTTGCGCTGGGTGAAGCCAATTTTGCAGATCACGGGGCCAACAGGCTGGGAGCCAACTCACTTTTGCAGGCTTCTGTGGATGGATATTTCATCGCCCCTTATACGATTGCGAATTATTTGGCAGACGAAATTCATACCGGGAAAATTACATCCGATACTCCTGAGTTTGAGCAGGCTGAAAATGCCGTTAAAAACCAGATTCAAGGTTTAATAAATATCAAAGGAACCAAAACCGTCGATTATTTCCATAAGACATTGGGAAAACTGCTTTACGATTATTGCGGGCTGGCCAGAAATAAAGATGGATTACAATACGCCATCCGGGAAATCAGAAAACTGAAACAGGAATTCTATAAAGACGTAAGGGTATCAGGCCAGGGAGATCAAATGAATGCTGAGCTGGAAAAAGCAGGCCGTGTTGCCGATTATTTTGAAATCGGGGAACTGATGTGCTATGATGCTTTAACCCGTAATGAATCGTGCGGAGCGCACTTCCGGGAAGAATTCCAGACTCCTGACGGAGAAGCCATGAGAAATGATGCAGAATATCAGTTTATTTCTGCCTGGGCATGGACCGGTGAAAATAATGAGCCTGAACTGATCAGAGAACCTTTAATCTTTGAAGAAATTCAGCCAACGGTAAGAAGTTACAAATAAAAAAACAGAAATTATGAATTTACATCTTAAGATATGGAGACAGAAAGACAGAAAAAGTGAAGGAAAACTGGTCAGCTACGACCTTACAGACCTGAATCCTCATATGTCTTTCCTGGAAATGCTGGATAGTCTGAATGAAAAACTGATCACCGAAGGCGATGAACCCGTAGAATTTGATCATGACTGCCGTGAAGGAATCTGTGGACAATGCGGAATGATGATCAACGGCATTGCTCATGGCCCTTTAAAGAATACAACCACCTGTCAGTTGCACCTAAGGTCTTTTAAAGATGGTGAAACGATTCTGATAGAACCTTTCCGGGCAGAAGCATTCCCGGTAAAAAAAGACCTTAAAGTAGACAGATCTGCCTTCGACAGAATCATCTCTTCGGGAGGTTTCGTTTCTGTGAATACCGGGCAGGCACCTGATGCTACAGCTATCCCTGTTACCCATCAAACGGCTGAAGAAGCTTTCGATTCTGCAGCATGTATCGGATGCGGGGCCTGTGTGGCTACCTGTAAAAACGGAAGTGCAGCCTTATTTACTTCTGCAAAGATCACGCATATGGCACTCCTGCCACAAGGGAAGGAGGAAAGAAGCAAACGTGTGCTGGATATGGTTGCCCAGATGGATAGCGAACTTTTCGGTCACTGCTCCAATACGGAAGCCTGCGAAGTGGAATGCCCACAGGGTATTTCTGTTCTGAATATTGCGCGGATGAATTATGAATACAACAGAGCGTTGTTTTTCAAAAAGAAATAATTCAGCATAAAGGCTTTTAATCTTTTAAAAATCAACTTCATAGATTTCTATACAGTCTTTATAAAGTTGAAATTAATCCAATATATAAAAAGACAAATTTACCCATAAGTGAATTTGTCTTTTTTGCTTTTTCAACCTTCCGTTCTTGTTTACCCGTTCATGATGGCCACAACCCTTGCCGGAGCTGCGGAGCCGCCCACAATTTTCAGGGGAAATACACAGATTTTGAATCCTGAAGGCGGTAATGCACCGAGATTGGTCAGTTGCTCGATGTGTAAATATTCTTTTTCAATTCCTATACGGTGGCCTTCCCAGAAATATTCGGGATCGTTGAGCTCTCTGGCTTTTTTGGCCATATATTTCAAAGGAAGATCCCAACCCCATTGATCAATTCCCATTACTTTTACGCCCTGATCGATGAGCCATTCTGTAGCTTCTTTACTCATTCCTGTTCCTTTTTCTACAAAATCTGAAGTTCCCATCAGTTTGTCGCGATCGGTTCTGATCAGTACAATATTTCCTTCCTGTATGGTGATTCCGTTTTTATCCAGATCTTTCTTCAGATCATCTATAGTGATGGCAACAAAGTCTTCCTTATGGGTACAGTCGATCACAATACCATCTCCATAGCACCACTCCAGCGGAATCTGGTCTATCGTTTTGGCAGGTTCTCCCTCTACTACCGGCCCGTAATGCCATGGAGCATCAATGTGAGTGGTAGCATGAAGGCCCATATTTTTAATTGTGTCATCTGCCCAGCCTGTCCAGTTTTTGGGAAAAAGTCTGAAGGGAAGGTTCAGGGCAAGCCGGATCAGCCAATGTGATTTTCTGTGAGGTTTATGTTTGATCTTTACTCTCATGAACCAGGGGTCTCCTGCATTGTACTGAATGGGTTTTGTAAGATCGACAATTGTTGTTTTCATATGATTCAGCTAAGAAAACAAAGATAGTGAATAAGGCAAAAATACGAACAGATGTAAGCTTCTTTATCTGGGATTGGAGTCATCAGATTTTTAATAAAATAAAATTTCAGTTTCTTATTGCCCACTTTATTCTAACTCTATCGGGTTTTCATATTTTCTATTTTCTTCTCTTTCTTTTTGTCTTTGCCTTATCATTTCCTGACCTTTTATAATAGTGGTTTCAGAACTTTGAAGGATACCAATTAAATTTGCATTAGCATCTTTTAACGCTTTTTCAAATTTCGCTTGAGTTGTTTCAATAGCTTTATTATATCGGTTTTCGTTTATCTTAATTAATTTACCTTTTAATTTAGATGCATTTATAGAGTTTACAAGCTCAAAATCATACTCTTCTTTATCATCCGTTATTTTAACAATCAATCCAGGCAACCCGCTAAATTTATATGGCCCATAGGGTAAAGGAATTTCGGGAGAATACCAGGCGATCCAATTTCGTCCCTTAAAGGTAACTTCTGCTTTTTTACAATTAATTGTGTTTATTATTTTTGTGTCGCTACTCAGTTTCCAATCTTTAATGATCGGTTCTTTATAGGTGAGTATGGACATTCCAACTAAGTTAAAATACTGTATATTTTCATTTGATTGTATTATGGTAAAGGAAAATTTTGTTTTTGGGATGGATACTCCTTTCGAGCTTAACAGTTTTGCTCCATTTTCCAAAGTTTTTATTGGAAGTGCTTGGAATACGGAATCTCTTTTCAGTGATTGAATACTCACAAAAAAAGCACGTTGATCGCCTATCTGTAATGAAAAAAATTCTTCATGTGTATAATCAGGAGTTAATGTATTTAATTTAGCTTTTAATAAATAGGTAAACTCCCCCCTCAGAGTATCTTTTTTATGTAATTGAGAAAAAAATAAAACACTAAAAAATAAGGTTAATAATTGAAGTAGTTTTTTATTGTAAAACATAGAATTATTTTTGAATGCAAAAAAAAGAAACACTTATAACCCAATAATAAAAGTTATAAGTGCAAATAATTAATATGAAACAAATATTAATTACAATAATTTGCTTCAAGATTAGCAAGCCACTGATTAGCTTGTTGAGGAGTCCAATCTTGGGTTGTAGTAGCAGTCTGACCACAAAATTCTGCAATCCAAACTTGTTTAGTTCCTCCTTTTACAGTTTTAAGGTCTTCACGAGTCATTTTTTTAATTTTTTTCATACAATATGTTTTTTAATTAAGTCTCAAATATATACAACTAATTCATATCCATACGATGTTTTTTATTATGTTAAGCAGTTGTTTATCTGGAAAAACATACTTTTTACTTGAAAATTTTTCGTGTAAAACTGAACTGATTTGATGATATTACTTAAACAAAAAAGCAGTTGTTAAAAAAATGCTTTTGATTATTTTTGTATAGGTTA
It encodes the following:
- a CDS encoding bacteriocin-like protein, producing MKKIKKMTREDLKTVKGGTKQVWIAEFCGQTATTTQDWTPQQANQWLANLEANYCN
- a CDS encoding succinate dehydrogenase/fumarate reductase iron-sulfur subunit, which codes for MNLHLKIWRQKDRKSEGKLVSYDLTDLNPHMSFLEMLDSLNEKLITEGDEPVEFDHDCREGICGQCGMMINGIAHGPLKNTTTCQLHLRSFKDGETILIEPFRAEAFPVKKDLKVDRSAFDRIISSGGFVSVNTGQAPDATAIPVTHQTAEEAFDSAACIGCGACVATCKNGSAALFTSAKITHMALLPQGKEERSKRVLDMVAQMDSELFGHCSNTEACEVECPQGISVLNIARMNYEYNRALFFKKK
- a CDS encoding cyclase family protein is translated as MKTTIVDLTKPIQYNAGDPWFMRVKIKHKPHRKSHWLIRLALNLPFRLFPKNWTGWADDTIKNMGLHATTHIDAPWHYGPVVEGEPAKTIDQIPLEWCYGDGIVIDCTHKEDFVAITIDDLKKDLDKNGITIQEGNIVLIRTDRDKLMGTSDFVEKGTGMSKEATEWLIDQGVKVMGIDQWGWDLPLKYMAKKARELNDPEYFWEGHRIGIEKEYLHIEQLTNLGALPPSGFKICVFPLKIVGGSAAPARVVAIMNG
- a CDS encoding GLPGLI family protein gives rise to the protein MFYNKKLLQLLTLFFSVLFFSQLHKKDTLRGEFTYLLKAKLNTLTPDYTHEEFFSLQIGDQRAFFVSIQSLKRDSVFQALPIKTLENGAKLLSSKGVSIPKTKFSFTIIQSNENIQYFNLVGMSILTYKEPIIKDWKLSSDTKIINTINCKKAEVTFKGRNWIAWYSPEIPLPYGPYKFSGLPGLIVKITDDKEEYDFELVNSINASKLKGKLIKINENRYNKAIETTQAKFEKALKDANANLIGILQSSETTIIKGQEMIRQRQKEREENRKYENPIELE
- a CDS encoding fumarate reductase/succinate dehydrogenase flavoprotein subunit; this encodes MILDSKIPQGPLEHKWENYKKKAKLVNPANRKKLDVIVVGTGLAGSSIAASLGEMGYNVKAFCFQDSPRRAHSVAAQGGVNAAKNYKNDGDSVYRMFVDTLKGGDFRAREANVYRMAECSLNLIDQAVAQGVPFGREYGGYLNNRSFGGVQVSRTFYARGQTGQQLLLGAYQGLMRQVGKGSVQLFSRHEMLDLVTVDGKARGIIVRNLDTGEIERHAAHAVVLATGGYGKIYYLSTLAMGCNGSAIWRAHKKGALMASPSWIQVHPTSLPQSGDYQSKLTLMSESLRNDGRIWVPLQPDEKRKPNDIPENERDYYLERRYPAFGNLAPRDISSRAAKERIDAGFGIGPLKNAVYLDFSKAIKEQGKDRIKEKYGNLFDMYLKITGYDAYQEPMMISPSAHFSMGGLWVDYELMTTVPGLFALGEANFADHGANRLGANSLLQASVDGYFIAPYTIANYLADEIHTGKITSDTPEFEQAENAVKNQIQGLINIKGTKTVDYFHKTLGKLLYDYCGLARNKDGLQYAIREIRKLKQEFYKDVRVSGQGDQMNAELEKAGRVADYFEIGELMCYDALTRNESCGAHFREEFQTPDGEAMRNDAEYQFISAWAWTGENNEPELIREPLIFEEIQPTVRSYK